One segment of Eschrichtius robustus isolate mEscRob2 chromosome 3, mEscRob2.pri, whole genome shotgun sequence DNA contains the following:
- the LOC137760941 gene encoding SPOC domain-containing protein 1-like: protein MSSIQLAPQELARWRDQEEKRSLEMIEQLQKEPCSLPASKLTHKGEVEILRDMDQMLTLEDLVGPMVSIDGDPLALPAMSKGTTEQHEDTTEQHEHHFLDPSCRICMDWKPLCEQPASFIATRRMGDDDFQRAPSLVPMSSPEVPQTKEKPPTDPKDRVPPSRLQMPAGSTKALPSQPPWEGSLDMFSIKRFQVKAQLVSGHSFRLIRALPQVIRSAGCIPPSAVWDFLASICPAEAKAWKPLTQACCWRCCSPRQGFWTQQSPAPSGGRFAKCSPSAEKWR from the exons ATGAGCTCGATCCAGCTGGCCCCCCAAGAGCTGGCCCGCTGGCGGGACCAGGAGGAGAAGAGG AGCCTGGAGATGATTGAGCAGCTACAGAAGGAGCCGTGCAGCCTCCCGGCCTCCAAACTGACCCACAAGGGGGAAGTCGAAATCCTGCGGGACATGGACCAGATGCTGACCCTGGAGGATCTGGTG GGACCCATGGTGTCCATAGACGGCGACCCACTGGCCCTGCCTGCCATGTCGAAGGGCACCACGGAGCAGCACGAGGACACCACAGAGCAGCACGAGCACCACTTCCTAGACCCCAGCTGCCGCATCTgcatgg ACTGGAAGCCCTTGTGTGAGCAGCCAGCCTCCTTCATAGCCACCAGGAGGATGGGGGATGATGATTTCCAGAGAGCCCCAAGCCTAGTCCCTATGTCCTCTCCAGAGGTGCCCCAAACCAAGGAGAAGCCTCCCACGGATCCCAAGGACAGG gtccctccctctagGCTCCAGATGCCTGCTGGGTCCACAAAAGCCCTGCCCAGCCAGCCGCCCTGGGAGGGGTCTCTGGACATGTTCTCCATTAAGCGGTTCCAGGTCAAGGCCCAGCTGGTCTCGGGGCACAGCTTTCGGCTCATCCGG gccctgccccaggtGATCCGCTCCGCAGGCTGCATCCCCCCCAGTGCTGTCTGGGACTTTCTGGCCAGCATCTGCCCAGCCGAGGCCAAG GCCTGGAAGCCACTCACTCAAGCCTGTTGCTGGCGGTGCTGCTCCCCAAGGCAGGGCTTCTGGACACAGCAGAGTCCAGCCCCTTCGGGGGGAAGGTTCGCAAAATGCTCTCCTTCAGCAGAAAAGTGGAGATAA